The following DNA comes from Bacteroidota bacterium.
TTCTTTCTTACTTTGTAACCAATGGCCATATCGGCTTTCAGGAAACGGGAATAAGCATTAGCCCTTTTGGTACCTCCCATATCCGGAGCTGCAATGACAAGGTCATCCAGGTTGAGACTCTTCAGATAAGGGACAAAAATAGAGGAAGCATAAACATGATCCACAGGGACATCAAAGAATCCCTGAATCTGATCAGCATGCAGGTCCATGGTCAACACCCGGTCTACTCCTGCAGTGGTCAACAAATTGGCCACCAGTTTGGCACCAATTGAAGTTCTGGGCCTGTCCTTTCTATCCTGGCGGGCATAACCCAAATAAGGAATCACCGCAACGATCCTCGAAGCAGATGCCCTTTTGGCGGCGTCTATCAACAACAACAATTCAAACAAATTGTCTGCTGGCGGGAAGGTTGACTGTATAATAAAAACAGAAGAGCCCCTGACCGATTCTTCATAGTAGGGTTGAAATTCACCGTCACTAAATCTTTCAAGTCTTATTTTCCCAAGTTCAGTTCCAAAACTTTTTACGATTTTTTCGGCTATATAAGTTGAGGCCGAACCAGAAAAAAATTTAATGGGTGTATTTTTGTCCATTGAATAAGGTTTTTGCTTTCTAATTTTTTGGGACTGCAAATGTATAAAATATCAGTTTATAATTCACCACTTTGAAATAAAAAATTATTCAGTGATCAATTTTGCACATTTTTATTGGTATTTTCAATGAAATCAAGAATATCGTCACGTCCAATTTTTTTTGCAGAAGAAGTCAGGAAAATTATGGGCAGATTTTCCCAGGTCTTCTGAAGCTCAGCTTTATATTCGTTGATATGTTTTTGCTTTTCGTTTTCACTGACCTTATCCACTTTGGTAAACACCAGGACAAAAGGAATCCCGTTTTCGCCCAGCCATTGAATAAAATCCAGGTCATTCTCCTGAGGTTCATGCCGCGTATCAATCAATACAAAAAGGCATAACATCTCCTGCCTGTTCAATATGTACGACTCTATTGATTTTTGCAGAGTTTCCCTGATTTTCCATGAAACTTTGGCATAACCATAACCGGGTAAATCGACCAGGTACCAGTTTTCATTGATCAGAAAATGATTGATCGTCAATGTTTTACCTGGCGTTGAAGAGATCTTTGCCAACCCATTTTGCCGGGTAAGCATATTGATCAGCGACGACTTACCCACATTGGAACGGCCGATAAAGGCATATTCGGGCAACCCTGACTGCGGACATTTTCCCCACTCAGTATTGGAACAGATAAATTTTGCAGAACTGATGACCATTAATTAGGATTGGAATTGTTTTAAAAATCTATTTATTTCAATAATATAACGGGTATGTGTCCCCTCGCCTATTATATTGTTTTCGCCATCAAAAGCAGTAACCTCAAATAATAGTTTATTTCCTTCAACCTGTCTGAGAACGGCTTTACCCCTGACTTTTCCTCCAATAGGCACGGCTTTCAGATGTTTGATATTAACTTCTGTCCCGACTGTAGTGTACTCTTCCGGCAAACAAGGCAAAACCGCATGATAAGAGGCATCTTCCATTAGAGCCAGCAAAGCGGGTGTAGAAAAAATTTCCAATAAACCGGAACCAAATTTTGCTGCCGTATCATCAAAAACCACCGACTTTTCAACAACATTTTCCAGTCCAATCTTTATATCAAAAGCCATCATTACAAATTTACAATTTTTTTGATCCGAAAATAATTATTTGATGTAAACTTCAAGCAGAGTAGTTGGCTTTATGGGCTCTAAACGGATATCTTTCAAAACGGCAGGAAGCAGGATGGACTCCCCCTGGCTGATTTTTATTGATTCCTTTTCTGAATAATCTATCTTCGCCTCACCTTCCGTGCAAATATAAATAACGAAAGAATCCAGTTTGAAATAGTCGCGGTCAACAATCTTGTCGAATTGCAGTACATTGGTGGTGAAATAGTTACAATCGACCACCGTGTTGGGCTGGTTGGGTTTGGACTGATAAACCGTTTTATAATCCGGATAGAAATTATAATCGATGGCATCAACAGCCAGTCCGGTGTGTAATTCCCGGCCTTTGCCCTGAGCATCCACCCTGTCCCAGTCATATATTCTGTAAGTAATATTGGAAGTCTGCTGTATTTCGGCCAGCAGTATTCCCTTTCCGATGGCATGAACCCTGCCGGCAGGGATGAAAAAGACATCCCCTTTTTCGGCCTTTTCGGAATTCAATATGTCTTTCAGGGTCTTATGATTGAAATGCTCCAAGTAGGTTTCCTTATCAATCTTCTTGTTAAATCCGCTGATCAGTTCGGCACCCTTATCGGATTCCATGATATACCACATCTCCGTTTTGCCGAATGAATTATGCCGTTCGGCAGCCAGCTCGTCGTTGGGATGAACCTGAATGGACAACACATCCGTGGCATCAATAAATTTGATCAATAAGGGAAATTCAGTCCCGAAATGATCATAGACCTTATCTCCGACCAGATCGCCCATGTACACTTCCACCAATTCTTCGAGTGAATTGTTTTTCAAAAAGCCATTGGTAACCACTGATACATTACCCTCCACACCGGATATTTCCCAGCTTTCTCCAACCTTAGAACCTGCCTTTACGGATTTATGCAACAAACTGCCTAATTTATTACCTCCCCAGATGGTTTCCTTGAGAATGGGCCTGAATTTTAACGGATATAACTGATTCATTTATTTTAAATTTAAAGCGACTGATTTTTCTGAATAATTCAACAAAGGTAAAAAGCCGGGGCGATATTTTTCAAATTTCCGCTCATATATTTTGAAGATACAGGAACTATC
Coding sequences within:
- a CDS encoding ribose-phosphate pyrophosphokinase, with product MDKNTPIKFFSGSASTYIAEKIVKSFGTELGKIRLERFSDGEFQPYYEESVRGSSVFIIQSTFPPADNLFELLLLIDAAKRASASRIVAVIPYLGYARQDRKDRPRTSIGAKLVANLLTTAGVDRVLTMDLHADQIQGFFDVPVDHVYASSIFVPYLKSLNLDDLVIAAPDMGGTKRANAYSRFLKADMAIGYKVRKKANEVDHIKVIGEVKNKNVVIIDDMIDTAGTITIAANVIADLGAKSVRVMATHPVLSGSAYERIEKSAIEELVVTDSIPLTQTCSKIKVLTIADMFADVINKVYNYQSISSSFIF
- the yihA gene encoding ribosome biogenesis GTP-binding protein YihA/YsxC yields the protein MVISSAKFICSNTEWGKCPQSGLPEYAFIGRSNVGKSSLINMLTRQNGLAKISSTPGKTLTINHFLINENWYLVDLPGYGYAKVSWKIRETLQKSIESYILNRQEMLCLFVLIDTRHEPQENDLDFIQWLGENGIPFVLVFTKVDKVSENEKQKHINEYKAELQKTWENLPIIFLTSSAKKIGRDDILDFIENTNKNVQN
- a CDS encoding thioesterase family protein — protein: MMAFDIKIGLENVVEKSVVFDDTAAKFGSGLLEIFSTPALLALMEDASYHAVLPCLPEEYTTVGTEVNIKHLKAVPIGGKVRGKAVLRQVEGNKLLFEVTAFDGENNIIGEGTHTRYIIEINRFLKQFQS
- a CDS encoding mannose-6-phosphate isomerase, which translates into the protein MNQLYPLKFRPILKETIWGGNKLGSLLHKSVKAGSKVGESWEISGVEGNVSVVTNGFLKNNSLEELVEVYMGDLVGDKVYDHFGTEFPLLIKFIDATDVLSIQVHPNDELAAERHNSFGKTEMWYIMESDKGAELISGFNKKIDKETYLEHFNHKTLKDILNSEKAEKGDVFFIPAGRVHAIGKGILLAEIQQTSNITYRIYDWDRVDAQGKGRELHTGLAVDAIDYNFYPDYKTVYQSKPNQPNTVVDCNYFTTNVLQFDKIVDRDYFKLDSFVIYICTEGEAKIDYSEKESIKISQGESILLPAVLKDIRLEPIKPTTLLEVYIK